A window from Canis aureus isolate CA01 chromosome 23, VMU_Caureus_v.1.0, whole genome shotgun sequence encodes these proteins:
- the LOC144295455 gene encoding olfactory receptor OR51C1-like isoform X2: protein MVLWNYSNNRQTTFLLTGVPGLEWAHAWISIPFCCLYLTALSGNTLILFVVLTEPSLHEPMYYFLSMLSTTDIGLCISTLVTVLGIFWLNAREISFNACLSQMFFIHLFTFMESSVLLAMAFDRFVAISNPLRYATILTHARITQIGLAVITRGTVILTPLVLLLKRLSFCRSYVLHHSYCFHPDVMKLSCSDTKINSAFGLTAIISTAGVDSIFILLSYVLIIRSVLNIASLEERKKAFSTCISHILAVAIFYIPLISLSFVHRFGKHSPPYVPTLIANIYLLIPPVMNPIIYSVKTKQIQKAVLKLVCSKGTRI from the exons ATGGTGCTATGGAACTACAGCAACAACAGGCAGA CTACTTTCCTCTTGACTGGGGTCCCTGGACTTGAGTGGGCCCATGCCTGGATCTCAATCCCCTTCTGTTGCCTCTATTTAACTGCTCTTTCTGGGAATACCCTGATCCTGTTTGTAGTCCTCACTGAGCCAAGCCTCCATGAGCCCATGTACTATTTCCTCTCCATGTTGTCCACCACTGACATTGGCTTATGCATCTCTACACTGGTGACAGTACTAGGAATATTCTGGCTCAATGCCCGGGAGATCAGCTTTAATGCTTGCTTATCACAAATGTTCTTCATTCACCTCTTCACGTTCATGGAATCTTCAGTGCTCCTGGCTATGGCTTTTGACCGTTTTGTGGCCATTTCCAACCCCTTGAGATATGCTACCATTCTAACTCATGCAAGGATCACACAGATTGGTTTGGCAGTCATTACCAGGGGGACTGTCATTCTGACACCACTAGTCTTGCTTCTTAAGCGTCTATCATTCTGCCGAAGTTATGTGCTCCATCATTCCTACTGCTTCCATCCTGATGTAATGAAGCTCTCGTGTTcagacacaaagatcaacagTGCATTCGGACTAACTGCGATTATCTCTACTGCTGGAGTGGACTCTATCTTTATCCTACTTTCCTATGTCCTGATCATTCGCTCAGTTCTCAACATTGCATCcctggaggaaaggaaaaaggccTTTAGCACCTGCATTTCTCATATCCTGGCCGTGGCCATATTCTACATCCCTTTAATCAGCCTGTCTTTTGTTCATAGATTTGGAAAACATTCTCCACCATATGTGCCCACACTGATTGCTAATATTTACTTGCTCATTCCCCCTGTGATGAATCCCATCATCTATAGTGTGAAAACAAAGCAGATTCAAAAAGCTGTGCTCAAACTTGTATGTTCCAAGGGAACTCGTATTTAA
- the LOC144295455 gene encoding olfactory receptor OR51C1-like isoform X1 codes for MKDSLKWFSEWISKLTDFLLTGVPGLEWAHAWISIPFCCLYLTALSGNTLILFVVLTEPSLHEPMYYFLSMLSTTDIGLCISTLVTVLGIFWLNAREISFNACLSQMFFIHLFTFMESSVLLAMAFDRFVAISNPLRYATILTHARITQIGLAVITRGTVILTPLVLLLKRLSFCRSYVLHHSYCFHPDVMKLSCSDTKINSAFGLTAIISTAGVDSIFILLSYVLIIRSVLNIASLEERKKAFSTCISHILAVAIFYIPLISLSFVHRFGKHSPPYVPTLIANIYLLIPPVMNPIIYSVKTKQIQKAVLKLVCSKGTRI; via the exons ATGAAGGACTCTCTCAAATGGTTCTctgaatggataagtaaattaACTGA TTTCCTCTTGACTGGGGTCCCTGGACTTGAGTGGGCCCATGCCTGGATCTCAATCCCCTTCTGTTGCCTCTATTTAACTGCTCTTTCTGGGAATACCCTGATCCTGTTTGTAGTCCTCACTGAGCCAAGCCTCCATGAGCCCATGTACTATTTCCTCTCCATGTTGTCCACCACTGACATTGGCTTATGCATCTCTACACTGGTGACAGTACTAGGAATATTCTGGCTCAATGCCCGGGAGATCAGCTTTAATGCTTGCTTATCACAAATGTTCTTCATTCACCTCTTCACGTTCATGGAATCTTCAGTGCTCCTGGCTATGGCTTTTGACCGTTTTGTGGCCATTTCCAACCCCTTGAGATATGCTACCATTCTAACTCATGCAAGGATCACACAGATTGGTTTGGCAGTCATTACCAGGGGGACTGTCATTCTGACACCACTAGTCTTGCTTCTTAAGCGTCTATCATTCTGCCGAAGTTATGTGCTCCATCATTCCTACTGCTTCCATCCTGATGTAATGAAGCTCTCGTGTTcagacacaaagatcaacagTGCATTCGGACTAACTGCGATTATCTCTACTGCTGGAGTGGACTCTATCTTTATCCTACTTTCCTATGTCCTGATCATTCGCTCAGTTCTCAACATTGCATCcctggaggaaaggaaaaaggccTTTAGCACCTGCATTTCTCATATCCTGGCCGTGGCCATATTCTACATCCCTTTAATCAGCCTGTCTTTTGTTCATAGATTTGGAAAACATTCTCCACCATATGTGCCCACACTGATTGCTAATATTTACTTGCTCATTCCCCCTGTGATGAATCCCATCATCTATAGTGTGAAAACAAAGCAGATTCAAAAAGCTGTGCTCAAACTTGTATGTTCCAAGGGAACTCGTATTTAA
- the LOC144294808 gene encoding olfactory receptor OR51C1-like: MVLFLQGSWLPLLIMPFFNQSIFHPAVFLLTGIPGFESYHAWLSIPFCCLYAIAISGNGMILFVILTESSLHEPMYYFLSMLSFTDLGLCLSTLVTMLRIFWFNAQEISFDACISQMFFIHGFTFMESSVLLVMAFDRFIAICNPLRYATILTNSRIIKVGFAIVIRGTTALVPLLLLLKRLSFCRSHVLHHSYCFHPDVMKLSCTDTKINSAFGLAIVISTAGIDSVLILLSYVLIIHSVLSIASPKERKKAFGTCVSHISAVAIFYIPMISLSLVHRFGKHAPPLVHTLIANVYLLIPPVMNPIIYSVKTKQIRKAVLKIFISKLI, encoded by the coding sequence ATGGTCCTTTTTCTCCAGGGAAGTTGGCTCCCTTTACTCATTATGCCATTTTTCAATCAAAGCATTTTCCACCCTGCAGTCTTCCTTCTTACTGGCATCCCTGGTTTTGAAAGTTACCATGCCTGGCTCTCCATCCCTTTCTGTTGTCTCTATGCCATTGCCATCTCTGGGAATGGTATGATCTtgtttgtcatcctcactgaGTCAAGCCTTCATGAACCCATGTACTATTTCCTCTCCATGCTCTCCTTCACGGACCTAGGGCTGTGCCTTTCCACATTGGTCACCATGCTGCGTATTTTCTGGTTCAATGCTCAAGAAATCAGTTTTGATGCCTGCATTAGCCAAATGTTCTTTATCCATGGTTTCACATTCATGGAGTCCTCTGTACTTCTGGTGATGGCCTTTGACCGCTTCATTGCCATCTGTAACCCACTGAGATATGCCACAATCTTAACCAATTCAAGGATCATCAAAGTGGGCTTTGCCATTGTTATTAGAGGGACAACGGCTCTAGTACCTTTACTCCTGCTCTTAAAGCGTCTATCCTTCTGCCGTAGCCATGTTCTGCACCATTCATATTGTTTCCACCCTGATGTGATGAAGCTTTCATGCACAGATACCAAGATCAACAGTGCATTTGGTTTGGCTATTGTTATCTCTACTGCTGGCATAGACTCTGTCTTGATCCTCCTCTCCTATGTTCTGATCAtccactctgtgctcagcattgCCTCCCCAAAGGAGCGGAAAAAGGCCTTTGGTACTTGTGTCTCACACATAAGTGCCGTTGCCATCTTCTACATCCCCATGATCAGCTTGTCACTGGTACACAGATTTGGGAAGCATGCCCCTCCCCTTGTGCACACCCTTATTGCCAATGTTTACCTGCTCATCCCTCCTGTGATGAATCCCATAATCTATAGTGTGAAGACCAAGCAAATTCGTAAGGCTGTGctcaaaattttcatttctaagctGATTTAG